The Coccinella septempunctata chromosome 6, icCocSept1.1, whole genome shotgun sequence genome segment tgtcttcaatcagtttgtataaacgtcagttatgttcgttacatattttcgacttaatattttccgaagtgatttggcattgtgattaaatacgtaattactgagagtctcacgtagaacggactaagtagcactgattcaaaacaaaaaggttttgacaagcgtctcaacccaacattttcgtaccatacagagtgaaaggtatccaatttccatggccaatccagtgctataataaaagtaaatgaagtatagaagctgaaagtaaaacgtatatctttgttgattcattcgggaaaaacatcccaatggagttcctaatgtcgtgaatataatgcccaaaaattagattactatttcataccagaacaaattcggtaaaattgtctttggaattaatcttatatgtcacgaaaaatttcattgtcatgtatcattcattttgggacctatatggtattaaactcccctatcggacgaagtatcgtagacctaagcatatttattcaaaactgttaatattcatgaagaaaagataataatttctgaccaaattcatttacaccgagatcacgaaccttatcaatcaagtattagcgtatgaagttcattaatatcagtatcgttctcgaactatttacaggtttcaataagtgtgaatgaatcggaagagcagctgtattctatatatgagtagaattcaagctgtcttactttctgtcctcctaaaatctggcaacgttgcgggaggtgagagcgcactaataataagaaatatatgcggaggtagtaaggtctgattcgtttgaagaaaaatttttcgatacaaatcttttcccctctttaggtacccctatTATTTaacttcccctctacatatataagcaaaaattattccaattatataactccttcacccggaggtcaggtcgcccaatgaacttaacggaggtaacaacgcactacgggttcatatatatatatatatatatatatatatatatatatatatatatatatatagagtcTTGGTATTTATTGGGAAAGCGACAATGGTAAGTAAAACTCTTTTTCCTTCAGCTTAAGCTTTCGAGACtttatttatctcttcttcagaAGCACTATAAAACATAGAGGAGTTAGTATTTGTAGGCatagtatttgaaaaatataattacttACAGGATTTGAGGTTGTACCTGGGTTGTTTTCATTGTAATCACAAATCAGGATGATCATAATTGCATATTGTATGTTAAGATTGATAGAATTCAGGTAAGAAATCCTTGAACGTCGGTGTTTCATTAGAGGTTAGATCTTAGATTCGATAGGTTATGAGTGACATGAGACCACAGACGTACAGGGAAATCATTGGTGACTTGATGACAAGTCGACTCTTCTTCTTTGTGTTAGGTAGTTGTTAGGAATGTCTTACATTAAACAATGACAAATAACAATCTGAGTGGATTTTTTTGTTCTCTTTTTGTTAGAATTAGTTCAGAGcgtttttttgattttattttaattttttattctttattattaggtGACAACAGGTATATTAAAAGGCCGTGGGGAAACTACTAGGGTCTTCTATCCGTATCTGTATCTATCTGTATGGGGTTTCTGTTTCTGGACATTTTGTCTATCTCGACTAGGTTCGCATAAATTGCGCTGAGGTTATCAATGTCTTTTTTGTGATTGATTGCGTTAGGTTCTTGGGTTATCCTGATCATCTCTATAAATTTTCTCTTCCAACTGTTAGTTTCTGTATCTAGGATCTCTAAGTCAGAAAATTTCATGTGGTGTCCAGTCGTGTTTTCGTGTTGAGCTAGTGCGCAGGCTTGGATGTTCCTTCTAGAATCACTCTTGTGTGATGTGATCCTTTTATTCATCGTTCTCTTCGTTTCTCCGATGTATACTCCGCTGCAATTGTTGCACGGTATCCTGTAGACAACGTTGGGTCTTCTCTCCTTGGGTGTTGTATCTTTGAGTTTACTGTACAGGTATTTAGATGTTTTTACATTGTATTTTGCTATGAAGGTATTGTCGTCGCTCAATAGTTTTGTTATCTTGTGTGTTAATCCTTCTATATGGGGTAGTATTATTATCTTTTTTCTGTTTTGATTTTCTTCTCTTGGTGGTTCTCTTGGTGGTCGCTCgttatttgtattttccatttgttgTTCATGCATGTGATGGTTGGGGGTGTTGAAGACTAATCTTCTTACCAAGGATCTGGGGTAACCATTCTGTTCCATCAACTCTTCCCAGGTCTTCAGGTTTTTGTCAAGGTATGCCGGGTGTGAGATCGTTGTGATCCTGGTCTTCAGGTTTAGGATAAGGttaatcttcattttcatcGGGTGGTATGAGGTGTAATGTATATATCTGCCTGAAGCTGTTGTCTTTCTGTGCCAATCAGTTTTAATTGTTTCATCTTCTCTGATCTCTTTTGTGTCCAAGAATGGAACACAGTTATTGGATTCTTCTTCAATGGTAAATTGAATCTTTGGATGGAAACTGTTGAAAACATTGAGGATCTCATCTTGTTTTCCTTCGGGTATCATGAGGATGAGGTCGTCGACGTATTTTTTGCAAAAAGGTATTATGAACGTCAACTGGGGTATACACTCATCTAGAAGTTCATCTATGACATAGTCAGCTATTATTTGTGATAATTTTGAGCCCATTGGTGTACCTATGCACTGCCTGTAGAATTTTCCATCAAATGCAAAATATATTGAACTAAACACTAACTCAATCAGCTCCATAAATTCTTTCTTTGGAATTTGACACTGTTGTTCTATTCTTTGCCAGTTATATTCGATGGC includes the following:
- the LOC123315368 gene encoding uncharacterized protein LOC123315368, encoding MGSKLSQIIADYVIDELLDECIPQLTFIIPFCKKYVDDLILMIPEGKQDEILNVFNSFHPKIQFTIEEESNNCVPFLDTKEIREDETIKTDWHRKTTASGRYIHYTSYHPMKMKINLILNLKTRITTISHPAYLDKNLKTWEELMEQNGYPRSLVRRLVFNTPNHHMHEQQMENTNNERPPREPPREENQNRKKIIILPHIEGLTHKITKLLSDDNTFIAKYNVKTSKYLYSKLKDTTPKERRPNVVYRIPCNNCSGVYIGETKRTMNKRITSHKSDSRRNIQACALAQHENTTGHHMKFSDLEILDTETNSWKRKFIEMIRITQEPNAINHKKDIDNLSAIYANLVEIDKMSRNRNPIQIDTDTDRRP